CCACAGAGGTCCCAGAAATCACTATCGTCACAGTGGTGCGAGGCCCGGGAGCGGGTCCTGGGAAAGGTGTGACATGTCGGCGACACGTCGAATCGTCTCGGCGGCAATGGTGCCGGTCGTCGTCTTGGGGATGGTCGCCGCCACCGAGTTCGCGCCGGCGAACGCGCTCACCTGCAACGCTCCCGAAGCCAACATCGACCCGCCGCCGGGCTCACCGACCACCGGAGCCGGTCAGCTCCCCACCGGGCGGCGGCCCCGCGGCACCAACGACTCTGCGCCGCTGCCCAAACTGGGCCCGCTGATTGCCGCGCTGATCAATCCCAACGGCACGATCCGCCAGCAGGCCGGCGTGGTACCCCCGCAGCCGAATCCCGGTGGTCAAGCCGTGCCGAACGTCGCCCAACCGGTGCAGCCCGCCCAGCCCGTACCGGCCGCAGATCCGGGACTGTCGACCGCCGACGCCGCCGGCGCCATCGCCGGATCCCAGACGTCGCTGGTGGAGTGGGTGACCGGGCCCAACGGCCCCAACCAAACCCTGCAGCGCTTCGGCATCTCCGGCACCGACCTCGGCATCCCCTGGGACAACGGTGATCCCGCCAACCGTCAGGTCCTCTACGCGTTCGGCGACACCTTCGGCTACTGCCGCATCCAGGGCAAGCAGTGGCGACAGAATGTGCTGTTCCGCAGCAATGACAACAACCTGGCCGACGGGATCACGGTGGGCCCCGGCGCGGTGGGCAACAAGTACTCGGGTTCGCCACTGCGCCAAGCGAACTTCTCCAAGCAGATCCTGCCCGCTGTGCAACTGGCTCCGCACCAGGAGGGCATGATCCCCACCGCCGCCATCGGGATCGCAGGCAACCAGTACATGAACTTCATGTCCATCAAGCAGTGGGGCCGTGACGGCGAGTGGTCCACGAACTACTCGGCGATCGCGGTCTCCAACGACAACGGCGAAACGTGGGGCGTCTATCCGGGCACGGTGCGCTCGACGTCGCCGGAGAACGTCCCGCGGGCGCAGTTCGTCCCCGGCAACGAGAAATTCCAAATGGGCGCGTACCTGCGCGGCAACGACGGCTACCTGTACTCCTACGGAACCCCTTCGGGCCGTGGCGGTTCGGCGTACCTGTCGCGGGTGCCCGAGCGTGCTATCCCCGACCTCACCAAGTACCAGTACTGGAATGGCGACAGTGGATCCTGGGTGCCGAGCAACCCGGCTGCGGCCACGCCGGTGATCCCCGGCCCGGTGGGCGAGATGTCGGTGCAGTACAACACCTACCTGCGCCAATACCTGGCGTTGTACGGCAACGGCGGCAACGACGTCGTGGCCCGTACCGCGCCCACCCCGCAAGGCCCGTGGAGCGCCGAGCAGACGCTGATCCCCACCGGCCAGATTCCCGGCGGCATCTACGCGCCGTATGTGCACCCGTGGTCGACGGGCAAGGACGTGTACTTCACGCTGTCGCTGTGGAACGCCTACGACGTGATGCTGATGCACACGGTGCTGGGCTGAGCCTGCCGTCAGGCGTCGAGCACCGCGCGCAACGCCGCACCCACCTCGGTGATCACCCCTGGGGTGTTGTTGGGGATGTTCATGGTCACCCCGCCCACGCCGGCATCGAGCACCTTGGTCTTGATCTGCTCGGCGATCGATTCGGGGCTGCCGATGGCGACCCGCTGAGCCCGCTCGGCGGGAATCTGATCGAGGGAGACGCTCGGATCGACCACTGCCGTGAGCAGCATGGTGGTCTCCAGAGTGGCCGGGTCGCGGCCGACCTCCTCGCAGCTGCGCCGGATCGCGTCCACCTTCTGAGGCAGCTCGTCGAAACCGGTGATGAGGTTGAGGTGATCGAAGTGACGTGCCGCCAGCGGGATCGTCTTCTTCTCGCCGCTGCCGCCGATCAGCAGCGGAATGTGGTCGCGGAAGCGGGGTTCGGCCATCGCCTCGCGGGTGCGATACCACTTGCCCTCGAATGTGGGCCGCTCACCCTTGATCATCGGCAGGATGATCTGTAGCGCCTCGTCGAGCCGGTTGAACCGGTCGGTGAAGGTGCCGAACTCGAAACCCAGTTGGTCGTGTTCGAGCTCGTACCAGCCGGTGCCAATACCCAGGATTGCGCGTCCGGCGCTGACCACATCCAGCGTGGTGATGATCTTGGCCAGCAGGGCCGGGTTGCGGTAGGTGTTGCCGGTGACCAGCGTGCCCAGCTGCACCCGTTCGGTCGCGGTGGCCAGCGCGCCCAGGGCGGTGTAGGCCTCGAGCATCGGCTGATCGGGGGAGCCCAACATGGGCAGTTGGTAGAAGTGGTCCATCACGAAGACCGCGTCGAACCCGGCGGCCTCAGCCTCGCGGGCTTGGGCGATGACGGTGGGGAACAGCTCCGAAACGTCGGTGCCGTAGGAGAAGTCGGGGATCTGGAAGCCAAGGCGAATCGTCACTTAGTTGACCTTAGTTTCGGGAGGCGTCTCCCGGGGTGATTTGCGCTCTCCGCGAAGAAACGCGGAGCCGCTTGACCGTCGACGCAGTGACACCCCAGCTCGGATGCGGCGAATTGCAAGGGTTTTCCCTGATGCGCGCGGCGCCAACTGACACATAACTTTTTATCAGGATCAGCGGTTTCGTCGAGGCGCCCGACGGTGGGCTCCGTGATTGCGGGGGAGGGCCGAGATGATCGGCAGAAGTGGGGACAGGGCAAGCAGGCGCAAGGCTTCTCGTCGGGCCGTGGGGGCGGCTTCGGCGGTCGGTGCGGCCCTGGCGATGGGGTTCGCGCCGGAATCGGCGCCGTCTGCGAGGGCAGATTTCGACGACCTGATCGCGCCGCTGCTCGACCTGTTCGGAGTCGTTGGTCCTGGAGATGCGGCGACCGCAGACCC
The window above is part of the Mycolicibacter sp. MU0102 genome. Proteins encoded here:
- a CDS encoding LLM class F420-dependent oxidoreductase; this translates as MTIRLGFQIPDFSYGTDVSELFPTVIAQAREAEAAGFDAVFVMDHFYQLPMLGSPDQPMLEAYTALGALATATERVQLGTLVTGNTYRNPALLAKIITTLDVVSAGRAILGIGTGWYELEHDQLGFEFGTFTDRFNRLDEALQIILPMIKGERPTFEGKWYRTREAMAEPRFRDHIPLLIGGSGEKKTIPLAARHFDHLNLITGFDELPQKVDAIRRSCEEVGRDPATLETTMLLTAVVDPSVSLDQIPAERAQRVAIGSPESIAEQIKTKVLDAGVGGVTMNIPNNTPGVITEVGAALRAVLDA
- a CDS encoding DUF4185 domain-containing protein; this translates as MSATRRIVSAAMVPVVVLGMVAATEFAPANALTCNAPEANIDPPPGSPTTGAGQLPTGRRPRGTNDSAPLPKLGPLIAALINPNGTIRQQAGVVPPQPNPGGQAVPNVAQPVQPAQPVPAADPGLSTADAAGAIAGSQTSLVEWVTGPNGPNQTLQRFGISGTDLGIPWDNGDPANRQVLYAFGDTFGYCRIQGKQWRQNVLFRSNDNNLADGITVGPGAVGNKYSGSPLRQANFSKQILPAVQLAPHQEGMIPTAAIGIAGNQYMNFMSIKQWGRDGEWSTNYSAIAVSNDNGETWGVYPGTVRSTSPENVPRAQFVPGNEKFQMGAYLRGNDGYLYSYGTPSGRGGSAYLSRVPERAIPDLTKYQYWNGDSGSWVPSNPAAATPVIPGPVGEMSVQYNTYLRQYLALYGNGGNDVVARTAPTPQGPWSAEQTLIPTGQIPGGIYAPYVHPWSTGKDVYFTLSLWNAYDVMLMHTVLG